Proteins encoded in a region of the Veillonella parvula genome:
- a CDS encoding nucleotidyltransferase: MKKFEMSKEIKELINEIDVSESNYEKASNRYKAIANYIKESDLAEYSPDIYLQGSIKLGTAIKPLTEDGAYDIDIVCNMTKKRRNHQTQRELKDELGKVVKNYSLKHSMENFPKESNRCWTLNYVDESNFHIDILPAVPWNDTDDGNIAISDKRSDNYDDITFDWEVSSPKVYSDWFKKQSDFQIIKESYAKRFYANIEEIPDYKIKTPLQRIVQLLKRHAEVMFEDDMEQKPSSIIITTLVAKIYPESMIISDDFKTLLLNVVKNLLSGVEYENENPCIYNPVNRKEKLSLKWDKDGKYFENFLKWYDQLKVDFSIDNKAMSLNESLFYMQRSLRKNTNEIGISLNSLSYHQKPKWKLSSIAKTNVEIKAYYSWRGFRFKQIKSGEALNKKGKLRFEVNALTLNIKDYDIYWQITNTGYEAINANCLRGDFYNSKLEQGKRIRTEETCYVGRHYVEAYLVKNGICYGKSKPFEVNIIDGITFEWFNTKKLGG; encoded by the coding sequence ATGAAAAAATTTGAAATGTCGAAGGAGATAAAAGAGCTTATTAATGAAATTGATGTTTCTGAATCAAATTACGAAAAAGCATCAAACAGGTATAAGGCAATTGCAAACTATATAAAAGAATCTGACCTAGCAGAATATAGTCCGGATATTTACTTACAAGGTTCTATTAAATTAGGAACAGCAATTAAACCTCTTACTGAAGACGGGGCGTATGATATAGATATTGTTTGTAATATGACGAAAAAAAGAAGAAATCACCAGACTCAAAGAGAATTAAAAGACGAACTTGGAAAAGTAGTTAAAAATTACTCGTTAAAGCATAGTATGGAAAATTTTCCAAAAGAAAGCAATAGGTGTTGGACATTAAATTATGTAGATGAATCAAATTTTCATATAGATATTTTACCTGCTGTTCCTTGGAATGATACGGATGATGGAAATATTGCAATTTCAGATAAAAGAAGTGATAACTATGATGATATAACATTTGACTGGGAAGTTAGTAGTCCTAAAGTATATTCCGATTGGTTCAAAAAACAAAGCGATTTTCAAATTATAAAAGAATCCTATGCTAAACGATTTTATGCAAATATAGAAGAAATTCCAGATTATAAAATAAAAACTCCATTACAAAGAATTGTGCAATTATTAAAGAGACATGCAGAAGTTATGTTTGAAGATGATATGGAACAAAAACCGTCTTCCATTATAATTACTACTTTGGTTGCAAAAATTTATCCTGAAAGTATGATTATTAGTGATGATTTTAAAACATTATTATTGAATGTAGTCAAAAATCTTTTGAGTGGAGTTGAATATGAAAATGAAAATCCTTGTATTTATAATCCGGTTAATAGAAAAGAAAAATTATCTTTGAAATGGGATAAGGATGGAAAATACTTTGAAAATTTTTTGAAGTGGTATGATCAACTTAAAGTTGACTTTAGCATAGATAATAAAGCAATGTCTTTAAATGAGAGTTTGTTTTATATGCAGAGAAGTTTGCGTAAAAATACTAATGAAATTGGAATCTCGTTAAATTCTTTAAGTTATCATCAAAAACCTAAATGGAAATTATCAAGTATTGCTAAGACTAACGTAGAGATAAAAGCATATTACAGTTGGCGTGGTTTCAGATTTAAGCAAATAAAAAGTGGTGAAGCTTTGAATAAAAAAGGAAAACTTAGATTTGAAGTCAATGCACTTACACTTAATATAAAAGACTATGATATATACTGGCAAATAACCAATACTGGTTACGAAGCAATAAATGCGAATTGCTTAAGAGGAGACTTTTATAATTCTAAGCTTGAACAAGGAAAAAGAATAAGAACAGAAGAAACTTGCTATGTAGGTAGACATTATGTTGAGGCGTATTTGGTAAAAAATGGTATTTGTTATGGGAAAAGTAAACCTTTTGAAGTTAATATAATTGATGGTATTACTTTTGAGTGGTTTAATACCAAAAAACTCGGAGGGTAG
- a CDS encoding acyl-CoA thioesterase/bile acid-CoA:amino acid N-acyltransferase family protein, translating into MTIQIELISESELADESFNIVINGLKPRETYRVEMYLTDYYCINAPMLLAHDVLWRSTGTFVSDKNGIIDISQTPSCSGSYEGISTMGLFFNAKPLTNKKKKLPSSLSKIPLLDQFFVKIKIMQGNTVIAERTFSRRYMSSQISHQDIYGEHFQGRLFYDKKSLKAPALIIVSGSEGRIEKAQNMAQLLSSRGYICLAVAYFGLEGLPKHLERIPLECLVGAKDYLRQHPQVDSESIGIYGRSKGAEFVLAEESLFNDVQCLVLNSPSDVVYEGIKGKWNSHTSSWTHLQKELSYQKFRLRDYLFSKLFRKTFPKDCSARIDVGQIHSPILLLGSTVDEIWDASSAIDDIVSHYKGHYIIFKKYHETGHMLTVAYQPNHRYRKDWRLLMKESKDSWLATIHFFDRHLKKQ; encoded by the coding sequence ATGACTATACAAATTGAACTTATCTCAGAGTCTGAGTTAGCAGACGAATCTTTCAATATTGTCATCAATGGCTTAAAACCAAGAGAAACATATCGAGTCGAGATGTACCTAACTGATTATTATTGTATCAATGCTCCCATGCTTTTAGCTCATGATGTTTTATGGAGATCAACAGGGACTTTTGTATCAGATAAGAATGGCATTATTGATATTTCACAAACTCCATCTTGTTCTGGCTCTTATGAAGGCATTTCAACAATGGGACTATTTTTTAATGCTAAGCCCTTGACCAATAAGAAAAAGAAACTCCCAAGTTCTCTTTCTAAAATTCCTTTACTGGATCAATTTTTTGTGAAAATCAAAATTATGCAAGGAAATACTGTTATTGCAGAGAGAACCTTCTCAAGACGTTACATGAGTTCGCAAATTAGTCATCAAGATATTTACGGGGAACATTTTCAAGGGAGACTATTTTATGATAAAAAGTCACTAAAAGCACCGGCATTGATTATTGTGAGCGGTAGTGAAGGAAGAATTGAAAAGGCACAGAATATGGCTCAGCTTCTATCTTCCAGAGGTTATATTTGCTTAGCAGTTGCCTACTTTGGTTTAGAGGGGTTACCAAAACATTTGGAACGTATTCCTTTAGAGTGCCTTGTGGGAGCAAAGGATTATCTACGTCAGCATCCTCAAGTAGATAGTGAAAGCATTGGAATCTATGGACGGTCTAAGGGAGCAGAATTCGTTTTAGCTGAGGAGAGCCTTTTTAATGACGTTCAATGCTTGGTACTAAATTCCCCCTCTGATGTGGTGTATGAAGGAATAAAAGGAAAATGGAACTCTCATACTTCCTCTTGGACGCATTTGCAAAAAGAACTTTCCTATCAAAAGTTTCGACTTAGAGATTATCTGTTCAGTAAACTTTTTAGAAAAACCTTCCCTAAAGATTGCTCTGCTAGAATAGATGTTGGTCAAATTCATTCACCAATCTTATTGCTCGGAAGTACTGTTGATGAAATATGGGATGCTTCGTCAGCAATTGATGATATTGTCTCCCATTATAAAGGACACTACATTATATTTAAAAAATATCATGAAACAGGTCACATGTTGACGGTGGCCTATCAACCAAATCATCGTTATCGAAAAGATTGGCGTTTACTGATGAAAGAGAGCAAGGATTCTTGGTTGGCTACGATTCATTTTTTTGATAGGCATTTGAAGAAGCAATAA
- a CDS encoding YjdF family protein has product METISIRLTVYFEDGFWHGLFEQAYQETYQVCRVTFGQEPKDDEILEILQTQFARLSFSSESTVKQYVKIKNPKRLQRVVKKQVKQKVSSKSKELLQLQYEERKKISKHQSSVQKQFLKQEKFERKQQKRREKHKGH; this is encoded by the coding sequence GTGGAAACAATTTCAATTAGATTGACAGTTTATTTTGAAGATGGATTTTGGCATGGATTGTTTGAACAAGCGTATCAGGAAACTTATCAAGTTTGTCGTGTGACATTTGGTCAGGAACCGAAAGATGATGAAATTCTTGAGATTTTACAAACTCAGTTTGCTCGCTTATCTTTTAGTTCAGAGTCAACAGTCAAACAGTATGTGAAGATTAAGAATCCGAAACGCCTACAACGTGTTGTAAAGAAGCAGGTAAAGCAGAAAGTTTCTTCTAAGTCGAAAGAACTATTGCAGTTGCAGTATGAGGAAAGGAAAAAGATTTCAAAACATCAATCTAGTGTCCAAAAGCAATTCCTCAAACAAGAGAAATTTGAACGCAAGCAGCAAAAACGTAGAGAGAAGCACAAAGGTCACTAG